One Spea bombifrons isolate aSpeBom1 chromosome 1, aSpeBom1.2.pri, whole genome shotgun sequence DNA window includes the following coding sequences:
- the POLR1E gene encoding DNA-directed RNA polymerase I subunit RPA49 — MASKAVWEYRGSPEQSALLVQFSNGNIQSPESIKLNLYRNKDQTNPRKRKQQILAAETDRLSYVGNNFSSDDSNCNPLCRYFVGVLNKESGQMEVYDAEYFNMQPLLDTNRKSDLHDEDETDKSSRTYREKVDALIEAFGTNKQKRALNSRKLNKVGSESLSKAMAKAAEEIIESKGTTELVKEAIGNKDTEVSMFLPKRDVNADKPENVYKLDDLISPVEYAALEAPSEAFRNITSETLQQMRENKKHGLFVLQEIQELINQKDRDQQARCLCYLDVLIKLSQCKMVKRKELMDPSFPNMVFTKLIKNFTVSTFRNGRLQNSVPDTMKSKIVAHAIALALHICEFEVDLTLLQRDMKLTENRVLEIAKAMGLKISKRMMFSNASLDEGHKIGILAVPLAVYKPSGGLMKRKKM; from the exons ATGGCTTCCAAGGCGGTGTGGGAGTACAGAGGCTCCCCGGAGCAGTCAGCTTTGCTGG tGCAATTCTCCAATGGAAATATACAGTCACCGGAGAGTATTAAATTAAACTTATACAGGAACAAAGATCAGACAAACCCTAGAAAAAGAAAGCAGCAAATCTTG GCGGCAGAAACGGACAGGCTAAGTTATGTGGGAAATAATTTTTCCTCCGATGATTCAAACTGTAACCCTCTGTGTAG GTATTTTGTTGGTGTGTTAAATAAGGAATCTGGGCAGATGGAAGTATATGATGCAGAGTATTTTAACATGCAGCCACTATTGGACACCAACAGAAAGA gTGACTTACACGATGAAGACGAGACTGACAAATCTAGCAGAACGTACAGGGAAAAG GTGGATGCTTTGATAGAAGCCTTTGGTACCAACAAGCAGAAGCGTGCCTTGAATTCCCGCAAGCTGAACAAAGTTGGCAGTGAGAGTTTAAGTAAAGCTATGGCGAAGGCTGCTGAGGAAATCATAGAGAGCAAAGGAACAACGG AATTGGTAAAAGAGGCTATTGGCAATAAAGACACAGAGGTTTCGATGTTCCTACCTAAGCGTGATGTTAACGCAGACAAGCCTGAAAATGTGTACAAGCTGGACGATC TTATCTCACCTGTGGAATACGCAGCTCTCGAAGCTCCCTCTGAAGCCTTTAGAAACATCACTTCTGAAACGTTACAGCAGATGAGAGAAAATAAGAA ACATGGGCTGTTTGTTCTTCAAGAAATTCAAGAGCTTATTAACCAGAAAGATCGTGACCAGCAAGCCCGCTGCTTGTGTTATTTGGATGTCTTGATCAAGCTTAGTCAGTGCAAGATGGTAAAACGCAAAG AGCTGATGGACCCGAGTTTCCCAAACATGGTATTCACAAAGCTAATAAAGAATTTTACTGTTTCAACATTCAGAAATGGGAG GCTACAGAATTCAGTCCCCGACACAATGAAATCTAAAATAGTTGCACATGCGATAGCCCTGGCCCTGCATATCTGTGAATTTGAAGTCGACTTGACACTTTTACAGAGGGACATGAAGCTCACGGAGAACAG ggTGCTTGAAATTGCTAAAGCAATGGGTTTGAAGATCAGTAAAAGAATGATGTTCTCTAATGCTTCACTTGATGAAGGCCACAAAATTGGGATTTTGGCAGTTCCTTTGGCAGTGTACAAGCCTTCTGGGGGATTGATGAAACGAAAGAAGATGTGA
- the ZBTB5 gene encoding zinc finger and BTB domain-containing protein 5 — translation MTEAWACQPDRTMDFPGHFEQTFQQLNYQRLQGQLCDCVIVVGSRHFKAHRSVLAACSTHFRALFTVAEGDQSMNMIQLDSEVVTSEAFAALIDMMYTSTLMLGESNVMDVLLAASHLHLNSVVKACKHYLTTRTLPMSPNDRAQEQSARMQRSFMLQQLGLSIVSSALNSNQSNEEQSQQQHNSVRNSMVEQRATFPIRRLHKRKQSSEERARQRMRTSLDECLITDVTPESVQSMVNSREEYFSPDSIKIVDNLKSDSAPENQEDATIIFDQSYNSQEDTQVPSQSDNGGENISHISMGSQTNTAEASYVQENACDKNMYSSETHEITVDGKDHMRVIVKSEPLSSPEPQDEVSDVTSQAEGSEPVEVEGVAGGEKIELSPESSDRSFSDPQSSTDRVGDIHILDVTPNMEHKSSFSISNFLNKNRNGSASLSQNDDNIPNTTSDCRMDGEVSYLVSPESGQNSHSSGVMSHLENPFSDGPDSHFARPMQDVMSIPCTQSSNYRGNDPFGMDFPRSGLGLHSMSRSIMGNARGRACSFPNYRRIAPKMPIVTSVRSAQLQDSASSQLLMNGTSSYDNGHSSQQGPPQLTRASADVLSKCKKALSEHNVLVVEGARKYACKICCKTFLTLTDCKKHIRVHTGEKPYACLKCGKRFSQSSHLYKHSKTTCLRWQNSNLPTTLL, via the exons ATGACCGAGGCCTGGGCCTGCCAACCAGACAG gACCATGGATTTTCCTGGGCATTTTGAACAAACGTTCCAGCAGTTGAACTATCAGAGGCTCCAAGGGCAGCTCTGCGACTGTGTGATTGTGGTCGGCAGTCGTCATTTCAAAGCTCACCGCTCTGTGCTAGCTGCCTGCAGCACTCATTTCAGAGCCCTCTTTACAGTCGCCGAGGGGGACCAGAGCATGAACATGATTCAGTTGGACAGCGAGGTGGTGACCTCCGAAGCCTTTGCTGCCCTCATTGATATGATGTATACATCAACGCTCATGCTTGGAGAGAGCAATGTTATGGATGTCTTACTTGCAGCGTCTCACCTGCATTTAAATTCGGTAGTGAAAGCGTGTAAGCATTATCTCACCACAAGGACACTGCCCATGTCTCCCAATGATAGAGCTCAAGAGCAGAGTGCTCGCATGCAGAGATCGTTCATGCTTCAGCAATTAGGACTAAGCATAGTGAGCTCTGCTCTGAATTCAAATCAGAGTAACGAGGAACAGTCACAGCAGCAACATAACTCGGTTCGAAACAGTATGGTGGAGCAAAGGGCCACATTCCCAATAAGGAGGCTTCACAAAAGGAAACAGTCATCTGAGGAAAGGGCTAGGCAACGAATGAGGACCTCTCTGGATGAATGTCTCATAACGGACGTTACTCCTGAAAGTGTTCAGTCGATGGTTAATTCTCGTGAAGAGTATTTCTCTCCCGATTCCATCAAAATTGTAGACAACTTAAAATCTGATTCTGCTCCAGAAAACCAAGAGGATGCCACAATAATATTTGATCAGTCGTACAATAGTCAAGAAGATACTCAAGTGCCCAGCCAATCTGACAACGGCGGCGAAAATATTTCACATATCTCTATGGGATCCCAGACAAACACAGCTGAAGCTAGTTATGTACAGGAAAATGCCTGTGATAAAAATATGTACTCTTCTGAAACTCATGAGATAACTGTGGATGGAAAAGATCACATGCGAGTGATTGTCAAATCTGAGCCTTTGAGCTCCCCTGAACCTCAGGATGAGGTGAGCGATGTCACCTCGCAAGCAGAGGGCAGCGAGCCTGTTGAAGTAGAGGGTGTTGCAGGTGGGGAAAAAATTGAACTGAGCCCAGAAAGCAGTGATCGTAGCTTTTCCGACCCCCAGTCTAGTACGGATAGAGTTGGCGATATTCACATATTAGATGTGACTCCCAACATGGAGCACAAATCCTCCTTCAGTATTTCTAACTTTctgaacaaaaatagaaatggAAGTGCGAGCTTAAGCCAAAATGACGACAACATTCCAAATACGACCAGTGACTGCAGGATGGATGGCGAGGTGTCCTACTTGGTGAGCCCTGAGTCGGGGCAGAACAGTCATTCGTCTGGTGTCATGTCTCACTTAGAAAACCCCTTCAGTGACGGTCCAGATTCTCATTTTGCTCGTCCTATGCAGGACGTAATGTCTATACCTTGCACCCAATCATCGAACTACAGAGGAAACGATCCATTTGGAATGGACTTCCCCAGGTCTGGCTTAGGGCTTCATTCTATGTCCAGATCCATCATGGGAAACGCAAGAGGCAGAGCTTGCAGCTTCCCAAATTATCGCCGCATAGCCCCAAAAATGCCTATTGTGACTTCTGTACGGAGTGCCCAGCTACAGGATAGCGCCTCTTCTCAACTCCTCATGAACGGGACAAGTTCTTATGACAACGGTCATTCATCGCAGCAGGGTCCACCCCAGCTGACAAGGGCGTCCGCGGATGTTCTTTCAAAGTGCAAGAAAGCTTTATCTGAGCACAATGTGTTGGTTGTGGAAGGTGCCCGCAAGTATGCTTGTAAAATATGCTGTAAGACATTTCTCACTCTAACAGACTGTAAGAAGCATATCCGAGTACATACAGGTGAAAAACCCTATGCCTGCTTGAAATGTGGAAAGAGGTTTAGTCAGTCTAGTCACTTGTACAAGCATTCCAAAACTACTTGCCTTAGGTGGCAAAACAGCAATCTTCCTACAACCTTACTTTAA